The nucleotide sequence AGACTCATGCAAGTTCCCGTTTTCGTAATTGTAATGGGCACTTATCTTCCCGTTTTCAATCAGGTAAATGGAGCGTGAACAGCTGACCCATACTTTGCCTTTTGGGTATTCTGTAATGCTATATATGCCTTCATTTTCAAGTAGGTGGGTGAATCGTTTCGTTTGGGCATCTTGTCTGCTTAATCCTTTGTACTGTCCCACCCAAAGGTTTCCATTACTATCTTTCATCAATGCTTTTACATGAGGATGTAAGATGCTTTCTGAGCGGTTACCGTTGGGCTTAATGATGTTATATTGTTCACCATTTTTCCTAATCAATCCATTACCTTCCGTTCCTATCAGTACGCTGGAGGAGTCTGCCCAGAACGAGCTGACAGAACCGAAAAATGCCAATCCTGTGGATGTATCGAAGTGTGTGATGGGATAAAACTTACGGGCATTGGTTGAGAAGAAATTCACACCGCCACTCCATGTGCCTACCCACATATTTTGCTTGTTGTCTTCAAAAATGGAGTAAACAGAGTTTTGACTAAGTGTGTTGGTGAGTCCATTGCCCTGTTTGAAGACCTGAAAAGTCTTGTCAAAATGGTCATAACGGGCTACCCCTTCCTTGGTGCCAATCCACAGGTTTTTATGCTGGTCCTGAACGATCACCCGCACGTCATCTGAAGGCAGGGTACCTTTCCGGTAATGCCTGAACTTTTTATTGGCAGGGTCTTCCAGTACACTGATTCCGGCACTGCGGGTACCTACCCAAATGTGATCATTAAAGTCGACAGCTACCGTGAGTAAGTTAGAGCCATTCAATCCTTCAGTATTATTGCTTTCTGATTGGAAGGTAGTGCTTTCTTGCGTGCTGGGATTATAACAAACCAATCCCTTGTAGGTACTGGTGTACCAAATATTTCCTTTGCTGTCTTCGGCTATGGCCCTCACATTACTTGACTCGTTGGCAAGCAGTTCAAAATGGTCTGTTTGATTGTTGTATATCATCAGTCCATTGTTAGTGCCAGCAAATAGGTGACCCTTGCTGTCCCTGAAAAGGCAATTGGTAAAATTCTCCTTCCCATTTTCAAGCATCGTTTCAGGATAGGGTCTGCTTGTTTCACTTTTGATATCAAACTGGCAAATGCCATTGGCTGTACCAACCCATATCTGATGGTTAGCCCCAATTGAAAGAGCTGTGACAATATTGTGTGGGATAGTACTGGAATCTTGGGGAACATGCATGTAGTGAACGAAATCCTTTCCGTCAAAGCGGTTGAGTCCGCCACCTCTGGTTCCAAACCACATAAATCCTTGCTGATCCTGTGCAATGGCATATACAGTGCTTTGTGCGAGACCTTCTTCTACAGAATAATGAGAAATAGAATAAGGAACCTGTGCAAAACAGCTTGAAATGATGAAACCAATGATTGGCAATAGTAATATAGTCTTTAGCAACTGTCGTAAAATGTAGGGCATATGTTAGTTTGTTTAGTAGCTATTTTTTCTTGCCATTGATAGCAAGTGTGTCATTACAAAAGAACTTTTTTCTTCGTTGATTGAAGTATACAAAGTGTAATTTGTACATAAATTACATACAAATAGCTAAAATTGACATATAAATGGAACTGATTGTTAATTGTCAGTGCTGAATTTACAGTGTAATAAGTACACTAATACTACTTTTGAAACATGCTGCAGCAAAGAGGTATAACATCTTTATTCAATGTGAAAAAGTAGAACCCAATCCATATGAAAATGAAACAGATATTAATATTGCTACTGACGCTTTTGCTTCCCCTCTCCCTTTGGGCACAGGAGCGTATCATTAGTGGAACCATCACCGATGAGAATGGGCAGTCGATGCCAGGTGTTTCAGTGCTGGTAAAAGGTACAACTAAAGGTACTGTCACTGACTTGAATGGTAAGTTCAGCCTGAATGTCAATGCATCGGACAAACTGGTTATTTCTTACATTGGTTACATGACCGTAGAGCAGGATGTGAGTAACAAAACTAAGCTTGATCTTTCTATGGCAGTCAATGATGAATTGCTGGATGAGATCGTGGTAGTCGGTTATGGTGTACAGAAAAAGTCTCACCTTACTGGTGCTGTTGCCAAGATCAAGAATGAAGGATTGGCAGATATTCCAGTATCACGGGTAGATCAGGCACTTTATGGACAGCTAGCAGGTTTACAGATCCAGAACACCAACGGTGAAGCAGGTTCTTCTCCTTATATACAGGTACGGGGAATGTCAACGATCAATGCAGGGAAAGGCCCGTTGATTGTAGTGGATGGTTACCCAATTCCAGATGACCTTTCTGGTATTGATATGAATGATGTAGCTTCTATTGAAGTGCTAAAGGATGCTGCTTCAGCTGCTATTTATGGATCTAGAGGAGCCAATGGTGTAATTATGATAACGACCAAAAGTGGAGGTAAGGACAAGATGGACATTTCTTTCCGATCCAATGTGGGTATGAAGACACCAGCACTTTCAATAGATCTTTATTCTCCTCAATCTTGGTTGGAGTATGTGGCGACAAAAAGTAATGTAAGTGACAAGGATCAGGCAAGGCTTGATGCTATGGAGCAATTGGGGACTGCTACTGACTGGCAGGATGCTACGATGAGAGCTGGAAAGACACAGAACTATCAGTTGAGTGTTTCGGGTAGCTCAGGCAAGACCAACTATTATGTTTCGGGCTCTTATTTTAGTGAGCAGGGCATTATGCTGGCAGATAACTACGAGAAGTTTGCCATGCGTGTAAAACTGCAAACAAAGTTGAGTGACCGTTTGGAAATGGGTTTCAATATTAACCCGTCTTTTACCAATAATGATCGCATCAATGTAGGGATTCATGATGTATTGAGAAACTCTCCTTGGTTACCGGTATGGCATACAGCAGAAACTGCAGAGCTGACAGGGAAAACTGAAGGAGAATTGGCAATGGAGAATGATTTCAGAGATGTTTATGGGCAAAGCCTTTCAAATACCAGTAATGTGAATGGTTATGCCAAGCTGACGGGTAGAGAAAAGAATGAGCAGAAACTCAGAGGGTTCTTCAATACGAACCTTAAACTGAACCTGATGGAAGGAATGGATTTTAAGACTTCCATTGGTGTATACGCTACTCAGCGAGACCGCACTACCTACCAGAACTCATGGGCACATCGTAACGGTCAGGCGGCAACAGAAGCTTCTTACAATGGGCAGCGTGTCATAGATATGCTGAATGAGAATATTCTAACCTACAGCAAGGAGTTTGGGAATCATTCCATTGATGCATTGGCTGGTTTCACTTACCAAAAAACGCAGATAAAGGAATCAGAAGTGGAAGCTAACAACTTCCTTACGGATAAGATCAAGACCCTGAATGCGGGTACCATTATAGGAGGTGAGACTTCTGGATCGGAACATGTATTGATGTCTTATTTGTCAAGAGCTAGTTATGCTTATAAGGGCAAGTACCTGCTCTCAGCCAGTATACGATGGGACGGTAGCTCCCGATTTGGTCCAGCCAACAAGTATGGTTTCTTCCCTTCTGTATCGGCAGGATGGAGAGTGACGGAAGAGAATTTCATGGCAGGGATTAAGCCATTGGTCAGCGACCTGAAACTACGTGTAAGTTATGGCGCTACAGGTAACAATGGTATTCCGAACTACGGATATCTGGCTAACATTGGGCCTTCTAATTATGTACTGGGCGATGATGCCATTGTAAGTGGTTACAAGCAAACAAACCTTGGGAACCCTTCATTGAGTTGGGAAAGAACGTTTGAGTTTGATGCCGGATTTGATCTGGGTCTATTCAATGATCGATTCATTATGGGATTTGACTACTACGATGCGACTTCTGACCAGTTGCTGCTGGAACTTCCTATCCCATCAGTAACAGGTTTCACAAGCCTTTGGGTCAATCAAGGTAAGGTGAAAAATACAGGTATTGAATTGGAGCTTACAACTGTCAATATTCAAAAAGCTGATTTCTCTTGGAGCTCAAGCCTGACATTTGCCACTACCAGAAATGAGCTACTGGAGTTTGGAGGGGATGATGTCCTGATTCAGACGGTTGACCCTAAACGCCCTAATGACTTTATCACAAGAGTAGGCGAACCGATTGTTCAATTCTATGGATACAAAATGAAAAGCGAATTGAGTGAAGAGGAGATGAATGTTTACTGGCCAATTGGTGTAGAGTCGCTAAGCGTGTATGTGGAAGATCTGGATGGTGACGGGAAGATCACGGAAGCAGACAAGGTGCCTTTAGGAAAACCATTCCCTGACTTCACTTGGGGTATCACAAACAATGTACGCTACAAGAACCTAGATTTGAGCTTTACTTTCCAAGGATCAGAAGGTGCTTCTGTATTCAATCTTGACCCTTATTACTATGAGACACAGTGGAAAGGCGATGACAATGCATTGGACTTACCTGCTGAGACAAGGGACCAAGTGGCGCTAAAATCCCTGACAGATTACCATGTTCAGGATGCTTCTTATATCGCACTACGTAACCTGACCATAGGGTATAACATTCCGGTTAACAAGTTTATCCGCAAGGCCCGTGTTTATTTCTCTGGTAGCAATCTGATCTATTTGGCAGCTGACAACTATACTTCCCTAAATCCAGAAGGAATCAATCAGTACACAGATTCTCCACTGCTGTACGGTTACCAGCGTGGTGCTAACCCATTGGCTAAAACCTACTCGGCAGGGATCACACTGGACTTTTAGTCAGGAACAAAACAGAGAACCCCTTTGCTTAACCTTTAAATGAACAACCATGAAAAAAAGATATATACTGGGCATTGTTTGCCTACTGATATTTTCGGCATGCGAAGAGCAGTTGGAGCTTAAACCACTCTCAAGCATTACGGATAACAAGTTTTATGAAACCGACGAGGAGATTGAATCAGCTGTTCTGTCCGTTTACAGCGGTTTGCAAGTGTTGACTGATGAGGCTTGGATTTTGGAAGGACTGCGAGATGATAATGCTTATCCAAGCTCACTGGAGGGAACTTACGGTTTTGTGGACAATTTCAGCGATGATGAAAGCAGCCCCTTCTCAGCAAGTTACTGGACCAGTGCTTATGATGTAATTGCTAGAGCCAATACAGTACTGAAGTATGTAGGAAATGTAACGGATGATGGTCTGAGAAGTCAGCTGGAAGGGGAAGCTAAGTTCCTGAGAGCTTACACTTACTTCAAGCTGGTCAGACTCTTTGGTAATGTGCCGTTGGTGTTGGAAACCATTCAGTATGATGACGCTGAAAAGTTCAGTAATAGTACACCGTCAGAAATATATACGGCAATTGAAGCTGATCTGAAAGATGCAATCTCAATGTTACCGGAAAAGTATGCTTCCAGCGAAGCAGGCAGGGCAACACAGTTTGCTGCCAAAGGCATTCTGGCTAAGGTACTAATCACGATGGGAGGAAAGGAAGTGGAGGCAAAGCAGCTGCTAAGTGACATTATAGGAAGTGGTCAGTTTTCATTGATGGATAACTACAAGGAGGTATTTGAAAGTGAGCAGAATAAGGAGGTTATTTTTGCGGTGAGATATGCTGCTCAAAACGGAGAACACCAGACATTCTCTTATACATTCAGTGCCAATGGCTTCTTTGGTGGGGTGCGTCCGAGCCAAGAGTTGATGGATATTTATGAAGACAATGATGTTCGTTTTGAAGCTTCAGCTGCCTATGATGAGGCCAAGGAAAAATGGATTATCAACAAGTTTAATTCTTTGAATACACCTGAAATGTCAGGTGTTGACTGGATCGCTTTGCGTTATGCGGACATCCTACTGCTTTATGCTGAACTGGCTAATGAACTTTCACCAATGGATGCTCAGGCAACACAGTACCTTAACGAGATCAGAGAAAGAGCTGGACTGGCTCCTGTGACAGTGGCATCTCAGGCAGAGCTGCGGGATGCAATCAGGGATGAGCGTCGCGTGGAACTGGCATTTGAAGGGCATCGTTGGTTTGACCTACTTCGCTATGGCAATGCTGTAAATATCATGAGAACCCACCTGGAAGGAGAAGGAATAAGTGCCTTGATAGAGGACTATAAGCTACTATATGCTATTCCAAGATCTGAAATTCTGTTAAGTAAAGGTAAACTTGTACAGAATCCAGGCTACCAACAGTAATTGATAAGCCGGCTTATGATAAGCCGGCACTTTTTTCCAGCCATAAACTTATCAAAGATATGCATATAAATATATTGAAGAGTCTGCTGTTACTGGTAGCGCTCTCAGCCAGCCTTGGTCTTTCAGCGCATGAATACCAAGTGAAAAACATAGAAGAATACAAAGCACTGCCTGAATTGAGTCCAGGGGATACCGTCACATTGGGAAATGGTGTATGGAAGGATGCCCAGCTTTCTTTTAAGGGAAAAGGTACAGCTCAGCATCCGATTATCCTTAGGGCCCAAACCAATGGAAAGGTGACACTTGAAGGAGCGTCTAATTTGAAGCTTTCGGGAGAGTACCTGATCGTATCAGGGCTTGTATTTACTAATGGCTATTCGCCAGATAATGCTGTTATTTCCTTTATGGAAGATAAGCAACATATGGCTTTTCATTCGCGAGTGACTAATTGTGTTATTGATGGGTTTAACAAGCCTGACAGGTTTATGAAAGACAATTGGATCGCCATGCATGGTCGCTATAACAGACTTGACCATAATTACTTTTCCGGAAAAGCAAATGTAGGTCCGCTACTAGTAGTTTGGTTAAAGGACGAAGCAAGTAGAAACAATCATCATAGCATAGATCACAATCATTTTGCAAACAGGATCACGACTGGTTCAAACGGAGGAGAAACTGTCCGTATCGGAACCAGCTTTACCTCTTTGGAACCATCCAGAACTATAGTCCGTGATAATTTCTTTGAGCGCTGTAATGGAGAGGTTGAAGTCATCTCAAATAAGTCCTGTGAAAACAGCTTTATCGGTAATGTCTTTTGGGAATGCCAAGGTTCGCTAGTCCTGAGACATGGCCATAACAACTTGGTGGAAGGGAATTACTTTTTTGGTAACAACGTACCTCAAACTGGGGGCATTCGGGTGATTAATGAAGGACAAACCATCATCAATAACCACTTGCAAGGCATCAAGGGAGACCGTTTCCGATCGGCACTGGCAGTGATGAATGGGGTGCCCAACTCTCCAGCGAACCGATACATGCAGGTTAAGCGAAGCAATATATCTTTCAATACCTTTATTGACTGTGATCATATACAGTTTGGCGTTGGAGCGGATGAGGAAAGAAGCATGGCTCCAGATGAGACAACAGTGGCTAACAACCTTTTTCTTCACCAAAGTGAAAAGCATATTTTTAGCCAGCTATCAAGTGTGGAAGGGATTGACTTCAGTAACAATGTGATAGGGACAGGTGTAGAAATGTTGACCGAAACAGGGTTTTCGCAAGAAAAGATCAAGGTGCTGGAAGAGCG is from Limibacter armeniacum and encodes:
- a CDS encoding SusC/RagA family TonB-linked outer membrane protein — encoded protein: MKQILILLLTLLLPLSLWAQERIISGTITDENGQSMPGVSVLVKGTTKGTVTDLNGKFSLNVNASDKLVISYIGYMTVEQDVSNKTKLDLSMAVNDELLDEIVVVGYGVQKKSHLTGAVAKIKNEGLADIPVSRVDQALYGQLAGLQIQNTNGEAGSSPYIQVRGMSTINAGKGPLIVVDGYPIPDDLSGIDMNDVASIEVLKDAASAAIYGSRGANGVIMITTKSGGKDKMDISFRSNVGMKTPALSIDLYSPQSWLEYVATKSNVSDKDQARLDAMEQLGTATDWQDATMRAGKTQNYQLSVSGSSGKTNYYVSGSYFSEQGIMLADNYEKFAMRVKLQTKLSDRLEMGFNINPSFTNNDRINVGIHDVLRNSPWLPVWHTAETAELTGKTEGELAMENDFRDVYGQSLSNTSNVNGYAKLTGREKNEQKLRGFFNTNLKLNLMEGMDFKTSIGVYATQRDRTTYQNSWAHRNGQAATEASYNGQRVIDMLNENILTYSKEFGNHSIDALAGFTYQKTQIKESEVEANNFLTDKIKTLNAGTIIGGETSGSEHVLMSYLSRASYAYKGKYLLSASIRWDGSSRFGPANKYGFFPSVSAGWRVTEENFMAGIKPLVSDLKLRVSYGATGNNGIPNYGYLANIGPSNYVLGDDAIVSGYKQTNLGNPSLSWERTFEFDAGFDLGLFNDRFIMGFDYYDATSDQLLLELPIPSVTGFTSLWVNQGKVKNTGIELELTTVNIQKADFSWSSSLTFATTRNELLEFGGDDVLIQTVDPKRPNDFITRVGEPIVQFYGYKMKSELSEEEMNVYWPIGVESLSVYVEDLDGDGKITEADKVPLGKPFPDFTWGITNNVRYKNLDLSFTFQGSEGASVFNLDPYYYETQWKGDDNALDLPAETRDQVALKSLTDYHVQDASYIALRNLTIGYNIPVNKFIRKARVYFSGSNLIYLAADNYTSLNPEGINQYTDSPLLYGYQRGANPLAKTYSAGITLDF
- a CDS encoding RagB/SusD family nutrient uptake outer membrane protein, encoding MKKRYILGIVCLLIFSACEEQLELKPLSSITDNKFYETDEEIESAVLSVYSGLQVLTDEAWILEGLRDDNAYPSSLEGTYGFVDNFSDDESSPFSASYWTSAYDVIARANTVLKYVGNVTDDGLRSQLEGEAKFLRAYTYFKLVRLFGNVPLVLETIQYDDAEKFSNSTPSEIYTAIEADLKDAISMLPEKYASSEAGRATQFAAKGILAKVLITMGGKEVEAKQLLSDIIGSGQFSLMDNYKEVFESEQNKEVIFAVRYAAQNGEHQTFSYTFSANGFFGGVRPSQELMDIYEDNDVRFEASAAYDEAKEKWIINKFNSLNTPEMSGVDWIALRYADILLLYAELANELSPMDAQATQYLNEIRERAGLAPVTVASQAELRDAIRDERRVELAFEGHRWFDLLRYGNAVNIMRTHLEGEGISALIEDYKLLYAIPRSEILLSKGKLVQNPGYQQ
- a CDS encoding polysaccharide lyase 6 family protein, whose amino-acid sequence is MHINILKSLLLLVALSASLGLSAHEYQVKNIEEYKALPELSPGDTVTLGNGVWKDAQLSFKGKGTAQHPIILRAQTNGKVTLEGASNLKLSGEYLIVSGLVFTNGYSPDNAVISFMEDKQHMAFHSRVTNCVIDGFNKPDRFMKDNWIAMHGRYNRLDHNYFSGKANVGPLLVVWLKDEASRNNHHSIDHNHFANRITTGSNGGETVRIGTSFTSLEPSRTIVRDNFFERCNGEVEVISNKSCENSFIGNVFWECQGSLVLRHGHNNLVEGNYFFGNNVPQTGGIRVINEGQTIINNHLQGIKGDRFRSALAVMNGVPNSPANRYMQVKRSNISFNTFIDCDHIQFGVGADEERSMAPDETTVANNLFLHQSEKHIFSQLSSVEGIDFSNNVIGTGVEMLTETGFSQEKIKVLEERKMLQPEKPVVLSAATTVYSCYRDIRGGIREGSEVGALSRNGRKISVTIPSKENTGPSWNYGLTSGLQPKEWLVGRTSELYDALKMSNEGDVIVLKPRTYRLSKSLIIDRDIMIRKQEGEQRPLLNIKADKGLLISKACELRLEGIDWEGNNSEGQLGISAEAINAPYILTIENCRFQQFDGAVLKGHKSSMASSLRVVNSTFRSMGGTAFLLHAETDDKGNYNAERLAFSNNLFENIKGAAIDLYRGGTDESTLGPVVDISHCTFNKVGNGQLPTLYLYGIQGLNLSHSLFDNGSTAEVRVTTGEPKGTVHHCRFQKAEDLVLDQPFVAEELILVNGQQQLDLEKESDLGYLPTFNVMQQDGAK